The following are from one region of the Leptospira neocaledonica genome:
- a CDS encoding helix-hairpin-helix domain-containing protein, translating into MKSDKSEVLKEFRTLPGVGKVIAEDLWNLGVRSKAELAKLDPEKLYEKICEYQGTRVDPCMLYVFRCAVYVSATSDPEPEKMKWWFWKDKQLV; encoded by the coding sequence ATGAAGTCGGATAAATCAGAGGTATTAAAAGAATTTCGCACTCTTCCCGGTGTGGGTAAAGTAATTGCAGAAGATCTTTGGAATCTGGGCGTTCGTAGCAAAGCGGAACTTGCAAAACTAGATCCGGAAAAATTATACGAAAAAATCTGCGAATACCAAGGCACTCGAGTAGATCCTTGTATGTTGTACGTATTTCGTTGTGCAGTTTATGTTTCCGCAACTTCCGATCCTGAACCCGAAAAAATGAAATGGTGGTTCTGGAAGGACAAACAGCTTGTCTGA
- a CDS encoding helix-turn-helix domain-containing protein: MSDLIRISWSHKESPETYTILPGEECVIGVQTKGRISLISGRGPKTLSKAGLTGILRGPRTFFSEKNTKSLLVYISPLLLSRMISVPMDQISDSSVSLEDLFSKEMISGLIADCEEADWKEEEAAQALEKFRLLLPIKEEKEKFLPEAVLRIKSSLGEIGIKNLASDLGVSQSSLERGFKSRVGLSPKEFAGLVRFRNIFKFYNSSLSLTELALEAGYYDQAHFIREFKKKTGISPKQWFRQNVSSSLGFNF; this comes from the coding sequence TTGTCTGATTTGATCCGAATTTCTTGGAGCCACAAAGAATCTCCCGAAACGTATACGATTCTTCCTGGAGAGGAATGTGTAATTGGAGTCCAAACTAAGGGAAGGATTTCCTTAATTTCCGGAAGAGGGCCCAAAACTCTTTCCAAGGCTGGGCTTACTGGGATCTTAAGAGGTCCCAGAACATTTTTCTCTGAAAAAAATACAAAATCACTTTTAGTTTATATTTCTCCTTTACTACTTTCCAGAATGATCTCCGTTCCAATGGACCAAATCAGCGATTCAAGTGTTTCATTAGAAGATCTATTTTCCAAAGAGATGATCTCCGGATTGATTGCAGATTGCGAAGAAGCTGATTGGAAAGAGGAGGAAGCCGCCCAGGCTTTGGAAAAGTTTCGGCTCCTTCTTCCCATAAAGGAAGAAAAGGAAAAATTCCTGCCGGAGGCTGTTCTTAGAATCAAATCTTCACTCGGGGAGATAGGGATCAAAAACTTGGCTTCCGATTTGGGGGTAAGTCAAAGCAGTTTGGAAAGAGGTTTTAAATCAAGAGTGGGTTTAAGTCCAAAGGAATTTGCCGGGCTTGTACGTTTTAGAAATATATTCAAATTTTATAATTCTTCTTTGAGTCTGACCGAACTCGCTTTAGAAGCAGGTTATTATGACCAGGCACACTTTATCCGCGAATTTAAAAAGAAGACCGGCATTAGTCCAAAACAATGGTTTCGTCAGAATGTTAGTTCCAGCTTAGGTTTCAATTTTTAG